A section of the Acanthopagrus latus isolate v.2019 chromosome 20, fAcaLat1.1, whole genome shotgun sequence genome encodes:
- the LOC119010224 gene encoding transcription factor Sox-9-A-like, protein MNLLDPYLKMTEEQDKCLSDAPSPSMSEDSAGSPCPSGSGSDTENTRPSENGLLRADGDFKKDEEDKFPACIRDAVSQVLKGYDWTLVPMPVRVNGSSKNKPHVKRPMNAFMVWAQAARRKLADQYPHLHNAELSKTLGKLWRLLNEGEKRPFVEEAERLRVQHKKDHPDYKYQPRRRKSVKNGQGESEDGSEQTHISPNAIFKALQQADSPASSMGEVHSPGEHSGSQGPPTPPTTPKTDVSSGKMDLKREGGLRSLTDGPVGRQLNIDFRDVDIGELSSDVISHIETFDVNEFDQYLPPNGHPGSASGPGNTTPVSYTGTYTISSGAPVSPQAGGVAAWMAKSQNQQGQQQQQQHTLTTLGSGASEAASSQHRTQIKTEQLSPSHYSEQQGSPQHVAYSPFNLQHYSPSSSYPAISRAQQYDYSDHQGGTAASAAAAASYYSHAGAGQGSGLYSTFSYMSSPSQRPMYTPIADNTGVPSIPQSSPQHWEQAPVYTQLTRP, encoded by the exons ATGAATCTCCTCGACCCTTACCTGAAGATGACGGAGGAACAAGACAAGTGTCTCTCTGACGCCCCGAGCCCGAGCATGTCCGAGGACTCCGCGGGCTCTCCGTGCCCGTCCGGCTCGGGCTCCGACACCGAGAACACCCGGCCGTCGGAGAACGGGCTGCTGCGGGCGGACGGAGACTTCAAGAAGGACGAGGAAGATAAGTTCCCCGCTTGCATCCGCGACGCCGTGTCCCAGGTGCTCAAGGGCTACGACTGGACCCTCGTGCCTATGCCGGTGCGCGTTAACGGATCCTCTAAGAACAAGCCTCACGTAAAGAGACCGATGAATGCCTTCATGGTGTGGGCTCAGGCTGCGCGGAGGAAGCTGGCGGATCAGTACCCACACCTGCACAACGCGGAGCTCAGCAAGACTCTGGGGAAGCTGTGGAG ACTTCTGAACGAAGGCGAGAAGCGGCCGTTCGTGGAGGAGGCTGAGCGGCTCCGGGTGCAGCACAAGAAGGATCACCCGGACTACAAGTACCAGCCCCGGCGGAGAAAGTCGGTGAAGAACGGGCAGGGCGAGTCAGAGGACGGCAGCGAGCAGACGCACATTTCCCCCAACGCCATCTTCAAAGCTCTCCAGCAGGCGGACTCCCCGGCCTCCAGCATGGGAGAGGTGCACTCTCCGGGTGAGCACTCAG gcTCCCAGGGgccccccacccctcccaccACCCCAAAGACTGATGTCAGCTCAGGCAAGATGGACCTAAAGCGTGAGGGAGGCCTCCGCTCTCTCACCGACGGCCCAGTCGGGCGCCAGCTCAACATCGACTTCCGCGACGTGGACATCGGCGAGCTCAGCAGCGACGTCATCTCCCACATCGAGACCTTCGACGTCAACGAGTTCGACCAGTACCTGCCCCCCAACGGCCACCCTGGCTCTGCGAGCGGCCCCGGCAACACCACCCCGGTCAGCTACACCGGCACCTACACCATCAGCAGTGGCGCTCCTGTCAGCCCGCAGGCCGGGGGTGTCGCAGCCTGGATGGCCAAGAGCCAGAACCAGcagggacagcagcagcagcagcagcacaccctCACCACCCTGGGCAGCGGCGCCTCAGAGGCGGCCTCGTCCCAGCACAGGACCCAGATCAAGACGGAGCAGCTGAGCCCGAGCCACTACAGCGAGCAGCAGGGCTCCCCGCAGCACGTCGCCTACAGCCCCTTCAACCTGCAGCACTacagcccctcctcctcctacccGGCCATCTCCAGGGCGCAGCAGTACGACTACTCCGACCACCAGGGGGGCACCGCCGCctctgctgccgccgccgcctcctACTACAGCCACGCGGGGGCGGGGCAGGGCTCGGGGCTGTACTCGACTTTCAGCTACATGAGCAGCCCCAGCCAGAGGCCCATGTACACGCCCATCGCCGACAACACGGGGGTTCCCTCCATCCCACAGAGCAGCCCGCAGCACTGGGAGCAGGCGCCGGTTTACACCCAGCTCACCAGACCCTGA